One Apis cerana isolate GH-2021 linkage group LG16, AcerK_1.0, whole genome shotgun sequence DNA segment encodes these proteins:
- the LOC108000517 gene encoding S-phase kinase-associated protein 2 isoform X3: protein MNSGVAEHTRLSEDCLDNSEEFSPPEREDSGITMSGPPSSPWWNSKRLRLDDSCNNLNDTLNSASKNNTKWSYSGDANLVEPEILEDMGVSMLEDEASSYESTKKTGSLEQTTSPIISDNSGQCDKINSFQSQENIYRGSNFDTVSMDSFEATRRLDHDPYESDELTTYSTIGNESGYSSKMEIDNLIDTKETFSKNDLNDSSVKSSLEQFYLYRRKRKPSIVGEDKFNKLSDEMILMILKWLPKKCLVRSMLVCKRWCQIARDEALWSRLDLGSKVLNEGTLGHILPRGVQILRLAQAEIADPVFLENSEVLTDGYISKLQYLDLSMAVISSNGLAMLLSKCKYLKKLSLEKCTVNRLCCKAISDNNDLEILNLTMCEGLDIECIKNLMKLKNLNAVNMAWCSLDTETMTLLCKSLPPSVTRLNIAGCRKTMTDDNVKDLVKSCPDIIELDLSDCTMLTMNTVRSLLDLSKLEHLSLSRCYGIPPSTYVTLAYMPSLLYLDVFGVIPEPVLKTLQVTCGETQLNKYLYSSVARPTVGVRRTSIWGLRVRD, encoded by the exons ATGAATTCCGGCGTGGCGGAACACACGAGACTTAGTGAAGATTGCTTGGACAATTCTGAAGAATTTTCACCACCTGAAag GGAAGACTCTGGAATTACTATGTCAGGACCGCCTTCTTCACCCTGGTGGAACAG CAAACGACTACGCCTAGATGACAGTTGtaacaatttaaatgataCCTTAAATAGTGCttccaaaaataatacaaaatggtCATATTCAGGAGATGCAAATCTTGTAGAACcagaaattttagaagataTGGGTGTTAGTATGTTAGAAGATGAAGCATCAAGTTATGAAAGTACAAAAAAGACTGGTTCTCTGGAACAAACAACTTCACCAATTATTTCAGATAACAGTGGACaatgtgataaaattaatagttttcagagtcaagaaaatatttatagaggtTCCAACTTTGATACCGTTAGTATGGACAG ctTTGAAGCTACTCGAAGATTAGATCACGATCCATATGAATCTGATGAACTTACAACATATTCAACAATTGGAAATGAATCTGGTTATTCTTCTAAAAtggaaatagataatttaattgatacaaaagaaaccttttcaaaaaatgatctTAATGATTCTTCTGTAAAAAGTAGTCttgaacaattttatctttatagaagaaaaagaaaaccttCAATTGTTggtgaagataaatttaataaattatccgatgaaatgattttaatgatattaaaatggcTTCCAAAGAAATGTTTg gtaCGTTCTATGTTAGTTTGTAAACGATGGTGTCAAATAGCGCGAGATGAAGCATTATGGAGCAGATTGGATTTAGGCAGTAAAGTATTAAATGAAGGTACATTAGGTCATATATTACCAAGAGGTGTGCAAATACTTCGACTTGCACAAGCAGAAATTGCTGATCCTGTATTTCTTGAGAATAGTGAAGTTCTTACTGATGGTTATATTAGTAAATTACAGTATTTAGACCTCTCAATGGCGGTAATTTCATCAAATGGATTGGCTATGTTACTATCTAAatgtaaatatcttaaaaaattgtcTCTAGAAAAATGTACAGTAAATAGATTGTGTTGCAAAGCTATTagtgataataatgatttagaaatattaaacttaacAATGTGTGAGGGTTTAGATATTGAATGTATCAAGAATTTGATGAAActtaaaaa TCTTAATGCTGTCAATATGGCTTGGTGTAGTTTAGATACTGAGACTATGACATTACTTTGTAAATCTTTGCCTCCGTCCGTTACGCGTTTAAATATAGCTGGATGCAGAAAAACTATGACAGATGATA ATGTTAAAGATTTAGTAAAAAGTTGTCcagatataatagaattagatTTGAGTGATTGTACTATGCTTACAATGAATACTGTTCGTAGTTTACTTGATTTGTCAAAATTAGAACATTTGTCGTTAAGTCGTTGTTATGGTATACCTCCTTCAACATATGTAACATTGGCATATATGCCATCTTTGCTATATTTGGATGTTTTTGGTGTAATACCTGAACCAGTACTAAAAACATTACAAGTTACCTGTGGTGAAACtcaacttaataaatatctatatagttCTGTTGCAAGACCAACAGTTGGTGTTCGAAGAACAAGTATTTGGGGACTTCGTGTTAGAGATTGA
- the LOC108000517 gene encoding S-phase kinase-associated protein 2 isoform X5, with amino-acid sequence MNSGVAEHTRLSEDCLDNSEEFSPPESKRLRLDDSCNNLNDTLNSASKNNTKWSYSGDANLVEPEILEDMGVSMLEDEASSYESTKKTGSLEQTTSPIISDNSGQCDKINSFQSQENIYRGSNFDTVSMDSFEATRRLDHDPYESDELTTYSTIGNESGYSSKMEIDNLIDTKETFSKNDLNDSSVKSSLEQFYLYRRKRKPSIVGEDKFNKLSDEMILMILKWLPKKCLVRSMLVCKRWCQIARDEALWSRLDLGSKVLNEGTLGHILPRGVQILRLAQAEIADPVFLENSEVLTDGYISKLQYLDLSMAVISSNGLAMLLSKCKYLKKLSLEKCTVNRLCCKAISDNNDLEILNLTMCEGLDIECIKNLMKLKNLNAVNMAWCSLDTETMTLLCKSLPPSVTRLNIAGCRKTMTDDNVKDLVKSCPDIIELDLSDCTMLTMNTVRSLLDLSKLEHLSLSRCYGIPPSTYVTLAYMPSLLYLDVFGVIPEPVLKTLQVTCGETQLNKYLYSSVARPTVGVRRTSIWGLRVRD; translated from the exons ATGAATTCCGGCGTGGCGGAACACACGAGACTTAGTGAAGATTGCTTGGACAATTCTGAAGAATTTTCACCACCTGAAag CAAACGACTACGCCTAGATGACAGTTGtaacaatttaaatgataCCTTAAATAGTGCttccaaaaataatacaaaatggtCATATTCAGGAGATGCAAATCTTGTAGAACcagaaattttagaagataTGGGTGTTAGTATGTTAGAAGATGAAGCATCAAGTTATGAAAGTACAAAAAAGACTGGTTCTCTGGAACAAACAACTTCACCAATTATTTCAGATAACAGTGGACaatgtgataaaattaatagttttcagagtcaagaaaatatttatagaggtTCCAACTTTGATACCGTTAGTATGGACAG ctTTGAAGCTACTCGAAGATTAGATCACGATCCATATGAATCTGATGAACTTACAACATATTCAACAATTGGAAATGAATCTGGTTATTCTTCTAAAAtggaaatagataatttaattgatacaaaagaaaccttttcaaaaaatgatctTAATGATTCTTCTGTAAAAAGTAGTCttgaacaattttatctttatagaagaaaaagaaaaccttCAATTGTTggtgaagataaatttaataaattatccgatgaaatgattttaatgatattaaaatggcTTCCAAAGAAATGTTTg gtaCGTTCTATGTTAGTTTGTAAACGATGGTGTCAAATAGCGCGAGATGAAGCATTATGGAGCAGATTGGATTTAGGCAGTAAAGTATTAAATGAAGGTACATTAGGTCATATATTACCAAGAGGTGTGCAAATACTTCGACTTGCACAAGCAGAAATTGCTGATCCTGTATTTCTTGAGAATAGTGAAGTTCTTACTGATGGTTATATTAGTAAATTACAGTATTTAGACCTCTCAATGGCGGTAATTTCATCAAATGGATTGGCTATGTTACTATCTAAatgtaaatatcttaaaaaattgtcTCTAGAAAAATGTACAGTAAATAGATTGTGTTGCAAAGCTATTagtgataataatgatttagaaatattaaacttaacAATGTGTGAGGGTTTAGATATTGAATGTATCAAGAATTTGATGAAActtaaaaa TCTTAATGCTGTCAATATGGCTTGGTGTAGTTTAGATACTGAGACTATGACATTACTTTGTAAATCTTTGCCTCCGTCCGTTACGCGTTTAAATATAGCTGGATGCAGAAAAACTATGACAGATGATA ATGTTAAAGATTTAGTAAAAAGTTGTCcagatataatagaattagatTTGAGTGATTGTACTATGCTTACAATGAATACTGTTCGTAGTTTACTTGATTTGTCAAAATTAGAACATTTGTCGTTAAGTCGTTGTTATGGTATACCTCCTTCAACATATGTAACATTGGCATATATGCCATCTTTGCTATATTTGGATGTTTTTGGTGTAATACCTGAACCAGTACTAAAAACATTACAAGTTACCTGTGGTGAAACtcaacttaataaatatctatatagttCTGTTGCAAGACCAACAGTTGGTGTTCGAAGAACAAGTATTTGGGGACTTCGTGTTAGAGATTGA
- the LOC108000517 gene encoding S-phase kinase-associated protein 2 isoform X1, with translation MNSGVAEHTRLSEDCLDNSEEFSPPERMMQVRYFARIGKVKNLCQWEDSGITMSGPPSSPWWNSKRLRLDDSCNNLNDTLNSASKNNTKWSYSGDANLVEPEILEDMGVSMLEDEASSYESTKKTGSLEQTTSPIISDNSGQCDKINSFQSQENIYRGSNFDTVSMDSFEATRRLDHDPYESDELTTYSTIGNESGYSSKMEIDNLIDTKETFSKNDLNDSSVKSSLEQFYLYRRKRKPSIVGEDKFNKLSDEMILMILKWLPKKCLVRSMLVCKRWCQIARDEALWSRLDLGSKVLNEGTLGHILPRGVQILRLAQAEIADPVFLENSEVLTDGYISKLQYLDLSMAVISSNGLAMLLSKCKYLKKLSLEKCTVNRLCCKAISDNNDLEILNLTMCEGLDIECIKNLMKLKNLNAVNMAWCSLDTETMTLLCKSLPPSVTRLNIAGCRKTMTDDNVKDLVKSCPDIIELDLSDCTMLTMNTVRSLLDLSKLEHLSLSRCYGIPPSTYVTLAYMPSLLYLDVFGVIPEPVLKTLQVTCGETQLNKYLYSSVARPTVGVRRTSIWGLRVRD, from the exons ATGAATTCCGGCGTGGCGGAACACACGAGACTTAGTGAAGATTGCTTGGACAATTCTGAAGAATTTTCACCACCTGAAag GATGATGCAGGTGCGTTATTTCGCGCGCATAGGTAAGGTTAAGAACCTCTGCCAGTG GGAAGACTCTGGAATTACTATGTCAGGACCGCCTTCTTCACCCTGGTGGAACAG CAAACGACTACGCCTAGATGACAGTTGtaacaatttaaatgataCCTTAAATAGTGCttccaaaaataatacaaaatggtCATATTCAGGAGATGCAAATCTTGTAGAACcagaaattttagaagataTGGGTGTTAGTATGTTAGAAGATGAAGCATCAAGTTATGAAAGTACAAAAAAGACTGGTTCTCTGGAACAAACAACTTCACCAATTATTTCAGATAACAGTGGACaatgtgataaaattaatagttttcagagtcaagaaaatatttatagaggtTCCAACTTTGATACCGTTAGTATGGACAG ctTTGAAGCTACTCGAAGATTAGATCACGATCCATATGAATCTGATGAACTTACAACATATTCAACAATTGGAAATGAATCTGGTTATTCTTCTAAAAtggaaatagataatttaattgatacaaaagaaaccttttcaaaaaatgatctTAATGATTCTTCTGTAAAAAGTAGTCttgaacaattttatctttatagaagaaaaagaaaaccttCAATTGTTggtgaagataaatttaataaattatccgatgaaatgattttaatgatattaaaatggcTTCCAAAGAAATGTTTg gtaCGTTCTATGTTAGTTTGTAAACGATGGTGTCAAATAGCGCGAGATGAAGCATTATGGAGCAGATTGGATTTAGGCAGTAAAGTATTAAATGAAGGTACATTAGGTCATATATTACCAAGAGGTGTGCAAATACTTCGACTTGCACAAGCAGAAATTGCTGATCCTGTATTTCTTGAGAATAGTGAAGTTCTTACTGATGGTTATATTAGTAAATTACAGTATTTAGACCTCTCAATGGCGGTAATTTCATCAAATGGATTGGCTATGTTACTATCTAAatgtaaatatcttaaaaaattgtcTCTAGAAAAATGTACAGTAAATAGATTGTGTTGCAAAGCTATTagtgataataatgatttagaaatattaaacttaacAATGTGTGAGGGTTTAGATATTGAATGTATCAAGAATTTGATGAAActtaaaaa TCTTAATGCTGTCAATATGGCTTGGTGTAGTTTAGATACTGAGACTATGACATTACTTTGTAAATCTTTGCCTCCGTCCGTTACGCGTTTAAATATAGCTGGATGCAGAAAAACTATGACAGATGATA ATGTTAAAGATTTAGTAAAAAGTTGTCcagatataatagaattagatTTGAGTGATTGTACTATGCTTACAATGAATACTGTTCGTAGTTTACTTGATTTGTCAAAATTAGAACATTTGTCGTTAAGTCGTTGTTATGGTATACCTCCTTCAACATATGTAACATTGGCATATATGCCATCTTTGCTATATTTGGATGTTTTTGGTGTAATACCTGAACCAGTACTAAAAACATTACAAGTTACCTGTGGTGAAACtcaacttaataaatatctatatagttCTGTTGCAAGACCAACAGTTGGTGTTCGAAGAACAAGTATTTGGGGACTTCGTGTTAGAGATTGA
- the LOC108000517 gene encoding S-phase kinase-associated protein 2 isoform X9, whose protein sequence is MSGPPSSPWWNSKRLRLDDKPEILEDMGVSMLEDEASSYESTKKTGSLEQTTSPIISDNSGQCDKINSFQSQENIYRGSNFDTVSMDSFEATRRLDHDPYESDELTTYSTIGNESGYSSKMEIDNLIDTKETFSKNDLNDSSVKSSLEQFYLYRRKRKPSIVGEDKFNKLSDEMILMILKWLPKKCLVRSMLVCKRWCQIARDEALWSRLDLGSKVLNEGTLGHILPRGVQILRLAQAEIADPVFLENSEVLTDGYISKLQYLDLSMAVISSNGLAMLLSKCKYLKKLSLEKCTVNRLCCKAISDNNDLEILNLTMCEGLDIECIKNLMKLKNLNAVNMAWCSLDTETMTLLCKSLPPSVTRLNIAGCRKTMTDDNVKDLVKSCPDIIELDLSDCTMLTMNTVRSLLDLSKLEHLSLSRCYGIPPSTYVTLAYMPSLLYLDVFGVIPEPVLKTLQVTCGETQLNKYLYSSVARPTVGVRRTSIWGLRVRD, encoded by the exons ATGTCAGGACCGCCTTCTTCACCCTGGTGGAACAG CAAACGACTACGCCTAGATGACA AACcagaaattttagaagataTGGGTGTTAGTATGTTAGAAGATGAAGCATCAAGTTATGAAAGTACAAAAAAGACTGGTTCTCTGGAACAAACAACTTCACCAATTATTTCAGATAACAGTGGACaatgtgataaaattaatagttttcagagtcaagaaaatatttatagaggtTCCAACTTTGATACCGTTAGTATGGACAG ctTTGAAGCTACTCGAAGATTAGATCACGATCCATATGAATCTGATGAACTTACAACATATTCAACAATTGGAAATGAATCTGGTTATTCTTCTAAAAtggaaatagataatttaattgatacaaaagaaaccttttcaaaaaatgatctTAATGATTCTTCTGTAAAAAGTAGTCttgaacaattttatctttatagaagaaaaagaaaaccttCAATTGTTggtgaagataaatttaataaattatccgatgaaatgattttaatgatattaaaatggcTTCCAAAGAAATGTTTg gtaCGTTCTATGTTAGTTTGTAAACGATGGTGTCAAATAGCGCGAGATGAAGCATTATGGAGCAGATTGGATTTAGGCAGTAAAGTATTAAATGAAGGTACATTAGGTCATATATTACCAAGAGGTGTGCAAATACTTCGACTTGCACAAGCAGAAATTGCTGATCCTGTATTTCTTGAGAATAGTGAAGTTCTTACTGATGGTTATATTAGTAAATTACAGTATTTAGACCTCTCAATGGCGGTAATTTCATCAAATGGATTGGCTATGTTACTATCTAAatgtaaatatcttaaaaaattgtcTCTAGAAAAATGTACAGTAAATAGATTGTGTTGCAAAGCTATTagtgataataatgatttagaaatattaaacttaacAATGTGTGAGGGTTTAGATATTGAATGTATCAAGAATTTGATGAAActtaaaaa TCTTAATGCTGTCAATATGGCTTGGTGTAGTTTAGATACTGAGACTATGACATTACTTTGTAAATCTTTGCCTCCGTCCGTTACGCGTTTAAATATAGCTGGATGCAGAAAAACTATGACAGATGATA ATGTTAAAGATTTAGTAAAAAGTTGTCcagatataatagaattagatTTGAGTGATTGTACTATGCTTACAATGAATACTGTTCGTAGTTTACTTGATTTGTCAAAATTAGAACATTTGTCGTTAAGTCGTTGTTATGGTATACCTCCTTCAACATATGTAACATTGGCATATATGCCATCTTTGCTATATTTGGATGTTTTTGGTGTAATACCTGAACCAGTACTAAAAACATTACAAGTTACCTGTGGTGAAACtcaacttaataaatatctatatagttCTGTTGCAAGACCAACAGTTGGTGTTCGAAGAACAAGTATTTGGGGACTTCGTGTTAGAGATTGA
- the LOC108000517 gene encoding S-phase kinase-associated protein 2 isoform X2, translated as MNSGVAEHTRLSEDCLDNSEEFSPPERMMQVRYFARIDSGITMSGPPSSPWWNSKRLRLDDSCNNLNDTLNSASKNNTKWSYSGDANLVEPEILEDMGVSMLEDEASSYESTKKTGSLEQTTSPIISDNSGQCDKINSFQSQENIYRGSNFDTVSMDSFEATRRLDHDPYESDELTTYSTIGNESGYSSKMEIDNLIDTKETFSKNDLNDSSVKSSLEQFYLYRRKRKPSIVGEDKFNKLSDEMILMILKWLPKKCLVRSMLVCKRWCQIARDEALWSRLDLGSKVLNEGTLGHILPRGVQILRLAQAEIADPVFLENSEVLTDGYISKLQYLDLSMAVISSNGLAMLLSKCKYLKKLSLEKCTVNRLCCKAISDNNDLEILNLTMCEGLDIECIKNLMKLKNLNAVNMAWCSLDTETMTLLCKSLPPSVTRLNIAGCRKTMTDDNVKDLVKSCPDIIELDLSDCTMLTMNTVRSLLDLSKLEHLSLSRCYGIPPSTYVTLAYMPSLLYLDVFGVIPEPVLKTLQVTCGETQLNKYLYSSVARPTVGVRRTSIWGLRVRD; from the exons ATGAATTCCGGCGTGGCGGAACACACGAGACTTAGTGAAGATTGCTTGGACAATTCTGAAGAATTTTCACCACCTGAAag GATGATGCAGGTGCGTTATTTCGCGCGCATAG ACTCTGGAATTACTATGTCAGGACCGCCTTCTTCACCCTGGTGGAACAG CAAACGACTACGCCTAGATGACAGTTGtaacaatttaaatgataCCTTAAATAGTGCttccaaaaataatacaaaatggtCATATTCAGGAGATGCAAATCTTGTAGAACcagaaattttagaagataTGGGTGTTAGTATGTTAGAAGATGAAGCATCAAGTTATGAAAGTACAAAAAAGACTGGTTCTCTGGAACAAACAACTTCACCAATTATTTCAGATAACAGTGGACaatgtgataaaattaatagttttcagagtcaagaaaatatttatagaggtTCCAACTTTGATACCGTTAGTATGGACAG ctTTGAAGCTACTCGAAGATTAGATCACGATCCATATGAATCTGATGAACTTACAACATATTCAACAATTGGAAATGAATCTGGTTATTCTTCTAAAAtggaaatagataatttaattgatacaaaagaaaccttttcaaaaaatgatctTAATGATTCTTCTGTAAAAAGTAGTCttgaacaattttatctttatagaagaaaaagaaaaccttCAATTGTTggtgaagataaatttaataaattatccgatgaaatgattttaatgatattaaaatggcTTCCAAAGAAATGTTTg gtaCGTTCTATGTTAGTTTGTAAACGATGGTGTCAAATAGCGCGAGATGAAGCATTATGGAGCAGATTGGATTTAGGCAGTAAAGTATTAAATGAAGGTACATTAGGTCATATATTACCAAGAGGTGTGCAAATACTTCGACTTGCACAAGCAGAAATTGCTGATCCTGTATTTCTTGAGAATAGTGAAGTTCTTACTGATGGTTATATTAGTAAATTACAGTATTTAGACCTCTCAATGGCGGTAATTTCATCAAATGGATTGGCTATGTTACTATCTAAatgtaaatatcttaaaaaattgtcTCTAGAAAAATGTACAGTAAATAGATTGTGTTGCAAAGCTATTagtgataataatgatttagaaatattaaacttaacAATGTGTGAGGGTTTAGATATTGAATGTATCAAGAATTTGATGAAActtaaaaa TCTTAATGCTGTCAATATGGCTTGGTGTAGTTTAGATACTGAGACTATGACATTACTTTGTAAATCTTTGCCTCCGTCCGTTACGCGTTTAAATATAGCTGGATGCAGAAAAACTATGACAGATGATA ATGTTAAAGATTTAGTAAAAAGTTGTCcagatataatagaattagatTTGAGTGATTGTACTATGCTTACAATGAATACTGTTCGTAGTTTACTTGATTTGTCAAAATTAGAACATTTGTCGTTAAGTCGTTGTTATGGTATACCTCCTTCAACATATGTAACATTGGCATATATGCCATCTTTGCTATATTTGGATGTTTTTGGTGTAATACCTGAACCAGTACTAAAAACATTACAAGTTACCTGTGGTGAAACtcaacttaataaatatctatatagttCTGTTGCAAGACCAACAGTTGGTGTTCGAAGAACAAGTATTTGGGGACTTCGTGTTAGAGATTGA
- the LOC108000517 gene encoding S-phase kinase-associated protein 2 isoform X8, whose amino-acid sequence MSGPPSSPWWNSKRLRLDDSCNNLNDTLNSASKNNTKWSYSGDANLVEPEILEDMGVSMLEDEASSYESTKKTGSLEQTTSPIISDNSGQCDKINSFQSQENIYRGSNFDTVSMDSFEATRRLDHDPYESDELTTYSTIGNESGYSSKMEIDNLIDTKETFSKNDLNDSSVKSSLEQFYLYRRKRKPSIVGEDKFNKLSDEMILMILKWLPKKCLVRSMLVCKRWCQIARDEALWSRLDLGSKVLNEGTLGHILPRGVQILRLAQAEIADPVFLENSEVLTDGYISKLQYLDLSMAVISSNGLAMLLSKCKYLKKLSLEKCTVNRLCCKAISDNNDLEILNLTMCEGLDIECIKNLMKLKNLNAVNMAWCSLDTETMTLLCKSLPPSVTRLNIAGCRKTMTDDNVKDLVKSCPDIIELDLSDCTMLTMNTVRSLLDLSKLEHLSLSRCYGIPPSTYVTLAYMPSLLYLDVFGVIPEPVLKTLQVTCGETQLNKYLYSSVARPTVGVRRTSIWGLRVRD is encoded by the exons ATGTCAGGACCGCCTTCTTCACCCTGGTGGAACAG CAAACGACTACGCCTAGATGACAGTTGtaacaatttaaatgataCCTTAAATAGTGCttccaaaaataatacaaaatggtCATATTCAGGAGATGCAAATCTTGTAGAACcagaaattttagaagataTGGGTGTTAGTATGTTAGAAGATGAAGCATCAAGTTATGAAAGTACAAAAAAGACTGGTTCTCTGGAACAAACAACTTCACCAATTATTTCAGATAACAGTGGACaatgtgataaaattaatagttttcagagtcaagaaaatatttatagaggtTCCAACTTTGATACCGTTAGTATGGACAG ctTTGAAGCTACTCGAAGATTAGATCACGATCCATATGAATCTGATGAACTTACAACATATTCAACAATTGGAAATGAATCTGGTTATTCTTCTAAAAtggaaatagataatttaattgatacaaaagaaaccttttcaaaaaatgatctTAATGATTCTTCTGTAAAAAGTAGTCttgaacaattttatctttatagaagaaaaagaaaaccttCAATTGTTggtgaagataaatttaataaattatccgatgaaatgattttaatgatattaaaatggcTTCCAAAGAAATGTTTg gtaCGTTCTATGTTAGTTTGTAAACGATGGTGTCAAATAGCGCGAGATGAAGCATTATGGAGCAGATTGGATTTAGGCAGTAAAGTATTAAATGAAGGTACATTAGGTCATATATTACCAAGAGGTGTGCAAATACTTCGACTTGCACAAGCAGAAATTGCTGATCCTGTATTTCTTGAGAATAGTGAAGTTCTTACTGATGGTTATATTAGTAAATTACAGTATTTAGACCTCTCAATGGCGGTAATTTCATCAAATGGATTGGCTATGTTACTATCTAAatgtaaatatcttaaaaaattgtcTCTAGAAAAATGTACAGTAAATAGATTGTGTTGCAAAGCTATTagtgataataatgatttagaaatattaaacttaacAATGTGTGAGGGTTTAGATATTGAATGTATCAAGAATTTGATGAAActtaaaaa TCTTAATGCTGTCAATATGGCTTGGTGTAGTTTAGATACTGAGACTATGACATTACTTTGTAAATCTTTGCCTCCGTCCGTTACGCGTTTAAATATAGCTGGATGCAGAAAAACTATGACAGATGATA ATGTTAAAGATTTAGTAAAAAGTTGTCcagatataatagaattagatTTGAGTGATTGTACTATGCTTACAATGAATACTGTTCGTAGTTTACTTGATTTGTCAAAATTAGAACATTTGTCGTTAAGTCGTTGTTATGGTATACCTCCTTCAACATATGTAACATTGGCATATATGCCATCTTTGCTATATTTGGATGTTTTTGGTGTAATACCTGAACCAGTACTAAAAACATTACAAGTTACCTGTGGTGAAACtcaacttaataaatatctatatagttCTGTTGCAAGACCAACAGTTGGTGTTCGAAGAACAAGTATTTGGGGACTTCGTGTTAGAGATTGA